One genomic segment of Huiozyma naganishii CBS 8797 chromosome 8, complete genome includes these proteins:
- the LYS14 gene encoding Lys14p (similar to Saccharomyces cerevisiae LYS14 (YDR034C); ancestral locus Anc_3.264), translating into MFPDGNGGHLYSSHLSGSPTDDREFGSVLSPPGNYLSPSSLDSRSSFVTGAYDSKNTATTPSSLSILNASSLEPLPSIYSNNNKIMDASNLINLKGEEAPRSGAPPTADNSPCNESNSESTHGSKNGHIVKRKYSRNGCVECKRRRMKCDETKPKCWQCDRLNRDCVYVLNQKNKKRKTTKRSKKNQPEDKETEIADINVDSHFNNNVELTHLSEPERSLSVPNLVPVEQMNGYDTNLLMQNLNDIVNMKLNESIMLNSDLKDFDLPDLDIPDLLVGGTSSANSVPISFLVNNIIQFNIKISAFKLGGVHDDYLKVFYNDCLDSIAPFFQDQGNPLRDILLSFARNESYLLSAILSIGASLAHRKSGKLEDEKNYCAYLSHCLNLLSEQFKNESNVVNKIEPIILTVILLAWDCIYTMNSRWRSHLKGVTDLFKKINEGKSSKVLNVAKCWFKVIETFASISTVLGGSLTDEDMDVIFDPYNYQYVDSLKFLNIMTPLNEFNLLRGHKEDFDLVIREVIRALNYIRSSERNEVSSKTGMLGKNMDYLLWTPQMGKGKEHISYFRIQKILVEIDRQLEYQFIDKSGIIPVGSSSHPEKSFIKDNAIDTVTLRNGEKIAISWYDISHQTQVLSFLLIVLLKLLGIPKESISVQQVVQKIMSFFKYLDSDDPPQNSRTCYSNFAVLMAGLNAMDEDTRNIVKRYYKVNGANFRRLTEHNLTRLEKVWYGTDDDYKLADQDVLTW; encoded by the coding sequence ATGTTTCCTGATGGCAACGGCGGTCATCTCTACAGTAGCCATCTAAGTGGGAGTCCAACAGACGATCGAGAATTTGGTTCAGTGCTGTCCCCTCCAGGGAATTATTTGTCCCCTTCGTCATTAGACAGCAGATCGTCCTTTGTGACGGGAGCATACGACTCTAAAAATACCGCTACGACACCCTCTTCCCTCTCGATTTTAAATGCATCATCGTTAGAGCCACTTCCGTCCATAtatagtaataataataaaataatGGATGCTTCAAACCTCATTAATTTGAAGGGTGAGGAAGCTCCAAGGTCTGGTGCGCCTCCAACAGCAGATAATTCGCCCTGCAACGAATCTAACTCCGAAAGCACCCATGGGAGTAAGAATGGTCATATCGTGAAAAGAAAGTattcaagaaatggatGTGTGGAATGCAAAAGACGGCGGATGAAATGTGACGAGACAAAGCCTAAATGCTGGCAATGTGACAGATTAAACCGTGATTGCGTTTACGTATTGAAccagaaaaacaaaaagaggaagaccACGAAGAGGAGCAAGAAAAATCAGCCTGAAGataaagaaactgaaattGCTGACATAAATGTGGACAGTCATTTTAATAATAACGTGGAACTTACACACTTGTCTGAGCCTGAGAGGAGTTTGAGTGTCCCCAATTTGGTACCTGTGGAACAGATGAATGGTTACGATACTAATCTACTGATGCAGAACCTGAACGACATCGTGAATATGAAACTAAATGAGTCCATCATGCTAAATTCGGACTTGAAAGATTTTGATCTTCCAGATCTAGACATCCCGGATTTACTAGTAGGGGGAACGTCATCTGCCAACTCGGTACCTATATCATTCTTGGTGAACAACATCATCCAATTCAATATCAAGATCAGTGCATTCAAACTTGGGGGCGTTCACGATGACTACCTGAAGGTGTTTTACAATGATTGTCTAGACAGTATTGCACCATTTTTTCAGGACCAGGGGAATCCGCTACGTGATATCCTTTTGTCATTTGCAAGAAATGAATCTTATTTGTTGTCTGCCATTTTGTCAATCGGGGCCTCGTTGGCACATAGAAAATCTGGTAAATTGGAAGATGAGAAAAACTATTGTGCATACTTGTCTCATTGCCTAAACCTATTAAGCGAACAGTTTAAGAACGAATCTAACGTGGTGAATAAAATAGAACCCATTATATTAACAGTGATATTGCTGGCATGGGACTGCATTTACACAATGAATTCTCGGTGGAGATCACATTTGAAGGGTGTCACCgatctgttcaagaaaatcAACGAAGGAAAATCCTCTAAAGTTTTAAACGTGGCCAAATGTTGGTTCAAAGTTATAGAGACATTTGCCAGCATCAGTACTGTTCTAGGGGGGTCTCTCACAGATGAGGATATGGATGTCATTTTTGATCCTTACAACTATCAGTACGTggactctttgaaatttctgAATATCATGACTCCATTAAACGAGTTCAACCTACTTCGCGGACACAAGGAGGATTTTGACCTGGTCATCCGAGAGGTCATCCGAGCTTTGAACTACATAAGATCTTCCGAGAGGAATGAGGTATCCTCCAAAACAGGTATGCTCGGTAAGAACATGGATTACTTATTGTGGACTCCTCAGATGGGCAAGGGAAAGGAGCATATTTCGTACTTTagaatacaaaaaatattggtTGAGATAGATAGGCAGTTGGAATACCAATTTATCGATAAAAGTGGTATCATCCCCGTTGGAAGTTCGTCGCATCCTGAAAAAAGTTTTATCAAAGATAACGCCATTGATACTGTGACGTTAAGAAATGGAGAAAAGATCGCAATCAGCTGGTACGATATATCTCATCAAACTCAAGTACTTTCATTCTTGCTGATCGTTCTTCTGAAGTTGCTAGGTATCCCCAAGGAATCAATCAGCGTGCAACAGGTTGTGCAAAAGATAATGtcatttttcaaatatttggaTAGCGATGACCCTCCACAGAATTCGAGGACATGTTATTCCAATTTTGCTGTGTTGATGGCAGGATTAAATGCGATGGATGAGGACACGCGGAATATTGTAAAGCGATATTACAAAGTGAACGGCGCCAACTTTAGAAGGTTAACGGAACACAACCTAACGCGACTGGAGAAAGTGTGGTATGGTACAGACGACGACTACAAATTGGCAGATCAAGATGTATTAACGTGGTGA
- the ARO3 gene encoding 3-deoxy-7-phosphoheptulonate synthase ARO3 (similar to Saccharomyces cerevisiae ARO3 (YDR035W); ancestral locus Anc_3.268) has protein sequence MFIKNDHVGDRTRLEDWRIKGYDPLTPPDLLQHEYPISPKGQEIIVNAREAVCNILNGKDDRMVIVIGPCSIHDPKAAYEYSEKLAVIAEKLSKDLLIIMRAYLEKPRTTVGWKGLINDPDMDNTFKINKGLRISREMFTNLVERLPIAGEMLDTISPQFLSDCFSLGAIGARTTESQLHRELASGLSFPIGFKNGTDGGLQVAIDAMRAAAHEHYFLSVTKPGITAIVGTEGNKDTFVILRGGKNGTNFDAESVKATKDHMKKVGLLDEEETTRRIMIDCSHGNSNKDYRNQPKVAKVIHEQLSAGENSLCGVMIESNLAEGRQDIPATGGRDGLKYGCSVTDACIGWQSTEQVLELLAEGVRNRRAALKK, from the coding sequence ATGTTTATTAAAAACGACCACGTTGGTGACAGAACACGTCTTGAAGATTGGAGAATCAAAGGTTACGATCCTCTTACGCCTCCTGATTTGTTGCAACACGAATACCCAATCTCCCCAAAGGGTCAAGAAATCATTGTCAATGCTAGGGAGGCAGTGTGTAATATCCTAAACGGGAAGGATGACCGTATGGTGATTGTTATTGGTCCTTGTTCGATCCATGACCCAAAGGCCGCTTATGAGTACTCTGAGAAATTGGCTGTTATTGCCGAAAAATTATCGAAGGATCTTTTGATCATCATGAGAGCATACTTGGaaaaaccaagaacaaCTGTTGGCTGGAAAGGGTTGATCAATGACCCAGACATGGACaatactttcaaaattaACAAGGGTTTGAGGATATCAAGAGAAATGTTCACCAATCTGGTAGAAAGGTTGCCAATTGCTGGTGAAATGCTGGACACCATATCTCCTCAATTCTTGAGTGATTGTTTCTCATTGGGTGCCATTGGTGCAAGGACCACAGAGTCGCAGCTACACAGAGAACTAGCCTCTGGTCTTTCTTTCCCAATTGGATTCAAGAACGGTACGGACGGTGGTCTTCAAGTCGCGATTGACGCCATGAGAGCTGCTGCCCACGAACATTACTTCCTGTCTGTCACGAAACCAGGTATTACCGCCATTGTTGGTACAGAGGGTAACAAAGACACTTTTGTCATTTTGAGAGGTGGTAAGAACGGTACCAACTTCGACGCCGAGAGCGTTAAGGCCACAAAGGACCACATGAAGAAGGTTGGTTTgcttgatgaagaagagacaacCAGAAGAATTATGATTGACTGTTCTCACGGTAACAGTAATAAAGACTACAGAAACCAGCCAAAGGTTGCCAAAGTGATCCACGAGCAACTCAGCGCTGGTGAAAACTCTCTGTGCGGTGTCATGATCGAATCTAACCTGGCTGAAGGTAGACAAGATATCCCAGCTACAGGTGGTCGTGATGGTCTCAAGTACGGCTGTTCTGTAACCGACGCCTGTATCGGCTGGCAATCGACCGAACAGGTTTTGGAATTGTTGGCCGAAGGTgtcagaaacagaagagcTGCACTAAAAAAATAA
- the KNAG0H01220 gene encoding uncharacterized protein (similar to Saccharomyces cerevisiae AKL1 (YBR059C); ancestral locus Anc_3.273), which translates to MTSVNPTASLTSCTVEKYQPGKVIVVGSHRVEILQYIAEGGFAQIYSVKFLEYANEFDREESPGSKDQLQVGDLACLKRVIVQDQNGLNELRNEVNVMKKLVGAPNIVQYYDSNASRLRNGTDSQPQENKFEVLLLMELCPNKSLLDYMNLRLATKLSEQEILEVMYDVSLAIAQMHYLRKPLIHRDIKIENVLVDQKNRFKLCDFGSTSTCFPMVVTHRDIAYLTQNIYVHTTPQYRSPEMIDLYRCLPIDEKSDIWALGIFLYKLLFFTTPFERTGQFAILHSKFEFPQNNYSFKLINLIIVMLSENPNLRPNIYQVLHQICQLKQVPIPIADKYGLGAYNFDYYMLFQNNLQKVQVDMFNIKRKQFEHNGQLDESDTKTLDQLFMNTFQVVSTMPIPAGNVSRDVDSQENIMTNKPGSIGENYYPTVNELNRYIDEHEENGSAAAENIQQPWNGAPTGGDPFHISSRPEEPETNRIHRGQLNSSNSLTSSSSEDVEDATGQGKRVFGVAQSPIPGAASPVVETVPNAPLKQYKSNNPFPRMGYDQPAVNVDAGPNSSAFFAETAAQSLSHARAQSQQPQPQQPQEISQHTSQRSYGVTQDAASLIYANKYGEGVSVVPHQKQYIPATRPAMQPVAQTLTSSQQQQISQQTQCEQVQQQQKQQQQQHMIQQAQEQTQHMQQQQQNQQQNQQQSQMLPPPVPPHPKRHAQASVTSQRSEGSTESTVKPKETPSNSMSPPPMAPRPNHHLGESLIDLSPTKETPQAKPKKRPSDESKNTHFQNKNENSRVRRSVSMSSSHRNPLIEPPTSESIDIDLDALKRKSLDVRLQKIKVNDSKRGQSPLSESHRSSGSKASGTTGTQPLSADSISDIKRDISRARQSLDLERVRKEAMAQDPGTRKKHLFSLFRNEKR; encoded by the coding sequence ATGACCAGTGTCAATCCTACGGCTTCACTGACTAGCTGTACTGTGGAAAAATACCAACCCGGGAAAgttattgttgttggatcGCACAGGGTGGAAATACTACAGTATATTGCCGAGGGTGGGTTTGCGCAGATATATTCTGTGAAGTTTCTAGAGTACGCCAACGAATTCGACAGAGAGGAATCGCCTGGTTCAAAGGATCAATTGCAGGTCGGAGATCTGGCGTGTTTGAAACGAGTGATTGTCCAGGATCAAAATGGGTTAAACGAGCTGCGGAATGAAGTTAATGtgatgaagaaactggtcGGTGCGCCCAACATTGTGCAGTACTACGATTCAAACGCTTCGAGGTTGCGGAACGGGACAGACAGCCAGCCGCAGGAAAACAAGTTCGAAGTACTGTTGCTGATGGAACTGTGTCCCAACAAATCGCTACTGGACTACATGAATCTAAGGCTGGCCACAAAACTGTCCGAACAGGAGATCTTGGAAGTGATGTACGATGTCAGTCTGGCAATAGCGCAAATGCATTATTTGAGAAAGCCACTGATTCATAGGGACATAAAGATTGAAAATGTGTTGGTAGACCAGAAGAACCGGTTCAAACTGTGCGACTTTGGCTCAACGTCCACATGTTTCCCCATGGTAGTAACGCACCGAGATATCGCTTACTTGACACAAAACATATATGTCCATACAACCCCACAGTACAGGTCCCCCGAAATGATAGACCTTTACAGATGTCTGCCGATAGATGAAAAGTCTGATATATGGGCCCTAGGGATTTTCCTGTACAAGCTACTGTTTTTCACGACTCCGTTTGAGAGGACTGGTCAATTTGCCATCTTGCACTCAAAATTCGAATTCCCACAGAACAACTACTCCTTCAAGCTAATCAATTTGATTATTGTGATGCTTTCGGAAAACCCGAACTTGAGACCCAACATTTACCAAGTGTTGCATCAAATATGTCAGTTGAAACAAGTTCCTATTCCTATCGCGGACAAATATGGACTTGGCGCTTACAATTTTGACTATTACATGCTTTTCCAGAATAACTTACAAAAAGTGCAGGTCGATATGTTTAATatcaagaggaaacagtttgaacacAACGGCCAATTAGACGAAAGCGATACAAAAACATTGGATCAGTTGTTTATGAATACATTCCAAGTGGTATCAACGATGCCCATTCCCGCTGGGAATGTATCAAGGGACGTGGACTcacaagaaaatatcatGACGAACAAGCCCGGTAGCATTGGCGAGAATTATTACCCAACGGTCAACGAGCTGAACAGATACATCGATGAACACGAAGAAAACGGTTCCGCTGCCGCAgaaaatatccaacaacCGTGGAATGGAGCGCCAACAGGTGGAGACCCCTTCCATATCAGTTCAAGGCCTGAGGAACCGGAAACAAACAGGATACATAGAGGGCAGCTTAACAGCTCCAATTCTTTGacatcctcttcttctgagGATGTCGAGGATGCAACGGGGCAAGGTAAACGTGTTTTTGGGGTAGCTCAATCTCCCATACCGGGGGCAGCTAGTCCTGTTGTAGAGACGGTTCCTAATGCTCCGTTGAAACAGTACAAATCAAACAATCCATTCCCCAGGATGGGCTACGATCAGCCCGCCGTGAACGTTGATGCTGGGCCCAATAGCTCTGCATTTTTTGCAGAGACAGCAGCACAATCGTTGTCACATGCCCGGGCGCAGTCACAGCAACCGCAACCGCAACAGCCACAAGAAATATCGCAACACACAAGCCAGCGCTCTTATGGAGTCACTCAAGATGCAGCGTCTCTCATCTACGCGAATAAATACGGCGAGGGAGTTTCGGTAGTTCCCCATCAAAAACAATACATTCCCGCCACGAGACCTGCCATGCAACCTGTTGCCCAAACATTAACCTCCagtcaacaacaacaaattTCTCAACAAACGCAGTGCGAACAGgtgcaacaacaacaaaaacaacagcagcagcaacatATGATACAACAAGCTCAAGAACAGACGCAACACAtgcagcaacaacaacagaaccaacaacagaaccaacaacagtCTCAAATGCTACCCCCACCAGTACCACCTCATCCCAAGCGCCATGCACAGGCATCTGTGACGTCGCAGAGAAGTGAGGGGTCTACGGAAAGTACTGTTAAACCCAAGGAAACCCCTTCGAACAGTATGTCTCCGCCTCCTATGGCCCCTCGTCCAAATCATCATTTGGGCGAATCCCTAATTGATTTGTCGCCAACGAAAGAAACTCCTCAGGCGAAACCCAAAAAAAGACCCTCTGACGAGAGCAAAAACACACATTTTCAGAACAAAAACGAGAATTCAAGGGTCAGAAGGAGTGTCAGTATGAGCAGCTCTCATCGGAATCCACTTATAGAGCCACCGACCAGTGAATCAATCGACATAGATCTCGATGCATTGAAACGGAAATCCCTCGATGTGCGGCTGCAAAAGATAAAAGTTAATGATTCCAAGAGGGGTCAGTCACCACTAAGTGAGTCACACCGCAGCAGTGGTTCGAAAGCTAGTGGTACTACAGGTACTCAACCGCTTTCTGCTGATTCGATATCAGATATTAAGAGGGACATTTCAAGAGCGCGGCAGTCTCTCGATTTGGAGCGTGTAAGAAAGGAGGCGATGGCACAGGATCCGGGAACTCGAAAGAAGCATTTGTTTTCGTTGTTCAGGAATGAGAAGAGGTGA
- the PRP6 gene encoding U4/U6-U5 snRNP complex subunit PRP6 (similar to Saccharomyces cerevisiae PRP6 (YBR055C); ancestral locus Anc_3.265) — protein MERPAFLDQSPPPGYIAGIGRGATGFSTRGSKNNAVPKRFKTDRALRETDHTKPDDEDDKEADLLFGSIDAVRNRAPVDEELESGKNRQFKDLKRSLAQVTEDEWLNIPEASDLTRRNKRNRLEEQLNRKTYAGPDSLITKNVNLRMLTETRKEVLGKQLDMNFLNKDTPAVSTSEMGEVAGYLEQLEQVSEIGNITDAQSGDIKKMRIILQSYRKSDPKQPQGWIASARLEMKAKNTQAARKIIQEGCRICPKNEDIWLENINLHNSDFRQCKGLAAQGIQFNPTSFKLWSKAIDLESETINKQRVIRKALQTLPREEQLWKQAVEYEDSPSEIVRIVRKALEFVPQSITLWTLLIESQEYSEAKRSLSKARELVPDSFDIWIIASQVEERQGSVTCAKLEKLLTRGMDDIQRRGISFPYDVWLKRALELETKSNCRTTGNALVNVILTSALKDPSQYDPLTKYVSSMENSFTKIHCYELLLRTRPLKFSVWMAFREVCIELSALEELYGSFETLLFEAGDDYKVLREVPNLALLYAKNVWKLSQDLERAVDIIERARKIIPNTLDLWFAKLKLLSQAGQFDRVVTLFKEMMGGPQKEKFPGFDRMYYKYANFLRFQGKHEEAATLLETKCVPQHPGSYKGYLQLAQICEEINLPDKAREWYTLGREKCPSIVLFPILIAKVDELYLNKIARARSVLETAIVKQPKEELLYQALVQLETRQHNLKAAQLLIARGLRNLPASALLWVERFNLAASKKSSQKKTLFQDALKSTHNNSLIILHIGIRFIETCSTQLL, from the coding sequence ATGGAAAGACCCGCCTTTCTAGACCAAAGTCCACCTCCTGGTTATATTGCTGGGATTGGCCGGGGTGCGACAGGCTTCTCTACCCGAGGTAGTAAAAATAACGCCGTCCCCAAAAGATTTAAAACAGATCGAGCTTTAAGAGAGACCGACCACACTAAACcagatgatgaggatgataAGGAGGCAGACCTTCTGTTTGGCTCCATCGATGCTGTCCGTAATAGAGCACCTGTAGACGAGGAGCTCGAATCTGGAAAAAACCGTCAATTCAAAGATTTAAAGAGGTCACTGGCTCAGGTGACCGAGGATGAGTGGCTAAATATTCCAGAGGCTAGTGATTTAACACGAAGAAATAAAAGAAACAGGCTAGAGGAGCAACTGAACAGGAAAACATATGCCGGACCCGACTCATTGATTACGAAGAACGTCAATTTAAGAATGCTTACTGAAACGAGGAAAGAGGTTTTGGGGAAACAGCTTGATATGAATTTTTTAAACAAGGATACCCCAGCTGTTTCCACTAGTGAAATGGGGGAAGTTGCAGGTTACCTGGAGCAATTAGAACAGGTGTCTGAGATTGGGAATATAACAGACGCGCAATCTGGagatataaaaaagatGAGAATTATCCTCCAGTCTTATAGAAAATCAGATCCAAAGCAGCCGCAGGGTTGGATAGCGTCAGCAAGGTTGGAAATGAAGGCAAAAAATACTCAAGCTGCGAGGAAGATCATTCAAGAAGGCTGTCGAATATGTCCTAAAAATGAGGATATTTGGttggaaaatatcaatTTGCACAATTCAGACTTTCGCCAATGTAAAGGTTTAGCTGCGCAGGGAATACAATTTAACCCCACATCGTTTAAGCTGTGGTCAAAGGCAATCGATCTTGAGAGTGAGACAATAAATAAACAGCGGGTAATTCGAAAGGCACTGCAGACTTTACCAAGGGAAGAACAGCTTTGGAAACAAGCAGTTGAATATGAAGACAGTCCTTCAGAAATTGTGAGAATTGTCAGAAAAGCTCTTGAATTTGTACCTCAAAGTATAACTTTGTGGACTTTACTCATTGAGTCCCAAGAGTATTCAGAAGCAAAGAGAAGCTTAAGTAAGGCAAGAGAACTAGTTCCTGACAGTTTCGATATATGGATAATTGCATCACAGGTAGAAGAAAGACAGGGATCGGTTACTTGTGCTAAGTTAGAAAAACTGTTAACCAGAGGCATGGATGATATACAACGCAGAGGCATTTCCTTTCCATATGATGTATGGCTTAAAAGGGCTTTGGAGTTGGAAACTAAGTCAAACTGTCGAACAACTGGGAACGCTTTGGTTAATGTTATACTGACATCTGCTTTGAAGGATCCTTCGCAATACGATCCACTAACAAAGTATGTGTCCTCTATGGAAAACTCTTTTACGAAAATCCACTGCTACGAGTTGCTCCTCAGGACTCGACCTTTAAAATTCAGCGTATGGATGGCCTTTCGAGAGGTATGTATTGAGCTTTCCGCTTTAGAAGAATTGTATGGGTCGTTTGAAACCCTACTGTTTGAAGCAGGCGACGATTATAAAGTATTAAGAGAGGTTCCAAACCTGGCATTGTTATACGCCAAAAACGTTTGGAAATTATCACAAGACCTGGAACGGGCTGTTGACATCATAGAACGGGCTCGAAAAATTATTCCAAACACTCTAGACTTATGGTTTGCGAAACTGAAGCTACTGAGTCAAGCCGGTCAGTTTGACAGGGTGGTGACCTTATTCAAGGAAATGATGGGCGGCccacagaaagaaaaatttccaGGTTTTGATAGAATGTATTACAAGTACGCTAACTTTCTGCGATTTCAAGGTAAGCACGAAGAGGCAGCCACTTTGCTTGAAACAAAGTGCGTCCCACAACATCCGGGAAGTTATAAGGGATATTTACAATTGGCCCAGATCTGTGAAGAGATAAACCTGCCTGACAAGGCTCGAGAATGGTATACTTTAGGGAGAGAGAAATGCCCCTCCATTGTTTTATTTCCAATATTGATAGCAAAAGTTGACGAACTTTATTTAAACAAAATTGCAAGAGCCCGTTCCGTTCTCGAAACTGCAATCGTCAAGCAGCCAAAGGAGGAGCTTCTTTACCAGGCTTTGGTTCAGCTGGAGACGAGACAGCACAACCTAAAAGCAGCGCAACTGTTAATTGCTCGTGGACTAAGAAATTTACCTGCCAGTGCACTTTTGTGGGTGGAAAGATTCAACCTGGCGGCGAGTAAAAAATCGTCTCAAAAAAAGACGCTGTTTCAGGATGCTCTGAAAAGTACTCATAATAACTCGCTCATTATATTGCACATTGGCATTCGTTTTATAGAGACATGCAGTACACAACTGCTTTGA
- the EHD3 gene encoding mitochondrial 37S ribosomal protein mS47 (similar to Saccharomyces cerevisiae EHD3 (YDR036C); ancestral locus Anc_3.271), protein MLRVGTKQRFAKTTLSFFGKRTKMGSSAAGVAAQEPPVLFNVNDKARVVTLNRPAKLNALNTQMCTLMFQTLNEYSKSDSANLIIIKSSNFPRSLCAGGDVASVAMDNLAGEAKRSVEFFTSEYSLNYQLATFNKPTISIMDGITMGGGVGVSIHSPFRIATENTKWAMPEMDIGFFPDVGTTFALPRVLTLANLHGQMSLYLCLTGDVLSGEDAYMLGLASHYVSHENLKELEVRLSEIDAPDVVELNDANTGPSALYDMIDRSIKEFGQPRFPPNYKFRFSDAQLSVIEKCFDIKKLTSVEDLIASLEAFYNGSAESKTFANEVKDRLMTKSLSSMGVALRLLQENSKDHVESAIRRDLFTAANMCYNFEGLCEFSEATKHKLVDKSRTPYPWKLDKPLTSSQVTSLTSIKPSITANLWPNNVNVTWKDYPFHLNYQLPTEKLIEQHIKKSEGNGKLDLANFQNSLLNVNPNTKDKLGMKMILDNIIRRKCTEVDKAIRWVE, encoded by the coding sequence ATGTTAAGAGTTGGCACAAAGCAGCGGTTTGCAAAGACGactctttcatttttcGGTAAACGTACTAAGATGGGTAgttctgctgctggtgtCGCTGCCCAAGAACCTCCGGTCTTGTTCAACGTCAATGACAAGGCTCGTGTTGTGACGTTGAATCGCCCAGCAAAATTGAATGCCCTCAATACACAGATGTGCACGTTGATGTTCCAAACTCTGAATGAGTACTCGAAATCAGATTCGGCGAATCTAATTATCATAAAGTCATCTAATTTCCCAAGATCTTTATGCGCAGGGGGTGATGTAGCATCAGTGGCAATGGACAACCTGGCCGGTGAAGCCAAGAGGTCTGTCGAGTTTTTCACTTCCGAATATTCGTTAAATTACCAATTGGCTACTTTCAACAAGCCCACCATTTCAATAATGGACGGCATTACTATGGGGGGCGGTGTTGGGGTATCGATACATTCTCCTTTCCGTATTGCCACAGAAAATACCAAATGGGCTATGCCTGAGATGGACATTGGGTTCTTTCCAGATGTTGGCACAACTTTTGCTCTACCCAGGGTGCTCACACTAGCAAACTTACATGGACAAATGAGTCTGTACCTGTGTTTGACGGGAGATGTTTTGAGTGGTGAAGATGCGTATATGCTGGGATTAGCCTCGCACTACGTATCTCACGAAAACCTCAAGGAACTCGAAGTTCGGTTGAGCGAAATTGATGCACCCGATGTCGTTGAACTAAATGACGCCAACACCGGCCCCTCCGCTTTATACGACATGATTGACCGTTCAATTAAAGAGTTTGGACAGCCCAGATTTCCACCGAACTATAAATTTAGGTTTTCCGATGCACAATTGAGTGTAATTGAGAAATGCTTCGATATTAAGAAATTGACCAGTGTCGAAGACCTGATCGCTAGCTTGGAGGCATTTTACAACGGTTCCGCTGAATCCAAGACTTTTGCCAATGAGGTAAAAGATAGATTAATGACGAAGTCTCTTTCATCGATGGGTGTTGCCCTTCGGTTGCTGCAAGAAAATTCGAAGGACCACGTAGAGTCGGCCATCAGACGGGATTTATTCACGGCTGCGAATATGTGCTACAATTTTGAAGGTTTGTGCGAGTTCTCTGAAGCTACAAAGCATAAATTAGTGGATAAGTCTAGAACACCGTACCCCTGGAAACTAGACAAGCCATTGACAAGTTCCCAGGTAACCTCTTTGACGTCTATCAAACCATCTATCACTGCGAATTTGTGGCCTAATAACGTCAATGTTACCTGGAAGGATTACCCATTTCACCTGAACTACCAGTTACCTACTGAAAAACTTATTGAACAGCATATCAAAAAGAGTGAAGGGAACGGAAAACTCGATCTTGCTAATTTTCAGAACAGCTTACTCAACGTAAACCCCAATACAAAAGACAAGTTAGGAATGAAAATGATCCTCGACAACATAATCAGAAGGAAATGCACCGAAGTAGACAAAGCTATCAGGTGGGTTGAATGA